Below is a genomic region from Eupeodes corollae chromosome 1, idEupCoro1.1, whole genome shotgun sequence.
acttcttcgaccgcacgcttctcacgccctctctttttccttcttagaagtcagtgttcctctcgcctcgtccttttatgcagcgccgctttccATGCcagttgtttggctgcatttgcctgccgacattcctcatcaaaccttgttggtggtttcttgaaacccagcacattgtgttggcggcagagaacttcgagagagtttACTTATAACTCggttggaaaaggatttggccatctcttgcaattgtagccgttcgacgttgtaccttctccaaGCACCACCCTGTTTTGCTTTGGGCCTGGAAACACGGAGTGcaacttggctacaacgaggtagtggtccgagtcgatgtaagctcctTGGAAAGTTtatgcgtcgatcgcaatatggtcaatctggttgacggtacaTTGATCTGGGGAACTCCAAGttcttttgtggatgttgaggtgtgaaaaacgcgtactggctaccatgacgtttcgccccgcagaaaaatctatgagcctgaatccgttgtcagaagtgtttgttgtgcaggctgttcttcccgattattccaccaaagatgttttttcttcctagtttggcattaaaatttcCCAGGACAATTTAATATCTTAGCTGGGACAGTGCTtctatgttttgtctaagagctcgaagaacatatcttagtctggctccaatgacaaagccgcatccaaataagcgctgttggttttcgtggtagcagtcaccataataaatgtcgctgtttttcatcctctttttgcccggctcatcccatcgtattttctggatggcagtgatatctgctttatagcagtctggAGCCTCCGCTAATTcgtcggccgcacgtggtctattaagagcctaacattccacgtgcatttccgaagttcgttgtccttaattcgtttgcgtaggttattaacagtaaatccgtccgtatccgaggcttgttgttgcttcgggactatgatgtttttacgtggccaacctggagggccagatccttagtataaatTCAAGGACAGGGAACTGGATAAACTGcttcttataggcctgggctccgaataagtcgtagaagccctataaggtgttcactaagtagctcaaccttactggaactctTAACGCcatctcgtttgctgcccccaataACTTTCTACTGGGGCTGGAACCCAAtcttcagttgaggtactaggcaccacGGGGAGGTTAGAGTGGAAGTTAATATatagaggtgggttttgagaaaaaactgtggacgcttgtgtcctcttgattGCTTATGTCTACCATTGAACATTCCTTGGATGTACTTTGTTCCAAATACTACTTACAATCtttattataaaacttataattaaaCACAATAGTGAACAGATTTATTTCATTATAGATTCACTATTCatttgttaatatattttacggtaatttacaaaaatagtatAAATAAGCTCAAATGAATGGAATGACATTATTACAAAATGATACAATTGAAATATAAGTACTGAAACCGTTTCCTTCCTTtagtatcagcaaagttttgcAGTGAATATAAAACCTAAGATCTACGAGCAAAAACCTTGTAGATCTCGTTTCATTCACCTTAGTCTTAGAAAACCGGAAGAAAATTGTTATAGTCTTCACTGACTTCAGCAAAgcatttgacaaaatttttcataatcTTATAGTCTTCAAACTTTCCTCCTTAGGTTGTGATCCTCTTTTTCTGAAATGGATTACCTTAAAAATCGtgaatttaatgttcgatttaTATCAGCTCTTTCTAATCCTATTCTAACCActtctggtgttccccaaggtagtcatttaggccctcttatctttatttttacaattactGCCAACATTGTCAAATATCCCTTTACCTTTCAAATTCATTGCATCTTATGTGACTCGGTCGCTTTACATGAATGTTGTCCGAATATTTGCGCCTCAGCTTGTACTCCATATCAAGAGCAAGCATATATATATCAAGAATCGAAGGCATCCAATGAATATTTCTACGTTTTGCACTTCAATACCTTCCGTAGCAAAATCCTTTGATTTTGCCCTCCTTATCGTTAAACCTCAACTCATTTTGGGAATATAGAGAAATTGCTGACAAATAGCTTCTTTTAATACTAACACCCCAACCTGAGAAATCCTCGCCTCTTCTATTTACCAATTCACCCCACCTCCTATGGCCTTATAGAACCTTTGACCCGTATGCTTTAATTGGTTACTTCATTACAAAGTATGAACCATGGAAAGCAATACCATCCTTGGAACGGTTTGGTGCATGGCAATTTATTTTACATGTCGAATGGTATCTTGGTCATAACTTAAGTAATGTTGATGCATTTAGAGTTCGGGGAAGAGTCATGTGAACACGGTCTTCATCTTAGCCTCTCACAATCAAACAAtgttaaatcgcatgatctttgtGGCTAATTGATCTcgcttaaacttaaaatattaaattgtttttttgtttttctttatttaatgcggttcagtaaacaaaaattaactagtaccttaatttttaaattaatttaaaataattatattatacttCTAATAAGaactaatatttaattttttgtttattttcagtgGTCAAAAATACATGAGAAAATACCACTTTGTGATATTCTCTGGCATGCTCAGCGGACTTGTAGCTGTCTTAGCTATACCATCAATCTTGAATGTCCTCATCTGTACACGTCAATCTTCGACACCTGCGACCGCTTTTCGTCGTTATGTTCGAACCATATTCCATGTCTTATCATGGTATGATCATCCAGTCAAAAAAGGATCCAAGTTTTGGCAAAGTCTAAATATGGTGCGAAAAGCTCACCTTCGCTCTAGCAGAGCATGTGGTAAACTTAAAGTAGGTGGAATCACCCAAAAGGATATGGCCCTTACccaatttggttttattggaTTTATAACATTGGGTGCACCGAGAATAAAGCTCTACGATCCGGATTTTCTTGAAAGCACTTCACATATGTGGCGAGTCCTTGGATATTTGTTGGGAATCAAAGatgaatataatatttgtgGTGAGAATTGGGAAATCACTAGGCAGCGTCTTGAAATTGCAATGGAAAAAGTCTATCGACCCGCTCTAGATAATGTCTCGACGGATTTCTATAAAATGACCGAAGCACTTTTAGTCGGCTTAAAACCAGTTAATATGATGCTCACTCCGGGATCATTTATATTCTTCACAAAAAGATTGGCTTATTGTAAGGGTTATGAGTATTACGACGAAGATTACCCCAACGGAGTCAAGATTCCAAATCAAAAACAGTACTTCTCCGATCTCAGCTGGTGGGATCGGTTTCTTGTTAGCTATGGCTTGTTTTTAGTCACCTATTTGCACCAATATTCAATTATTAGATGGTATATGAATTTCAGGGTTtggttaatacaatttttaatgtacTATTTCCCGTTGGGAGCATTTTTCAAATATGGTATAAAGTGGTCTTACGTAAGAATCTTTTCGTCCTCCTCGGAAAATGAATATCATGAAGATTAGTATTAGAAAATgtgtcttaaaagaaaaaattgtgaacCGAATTAAAGTGCCTTTTTCATATTGTTGgtcttgtattttatttcttttgatatattaatgtatttaatttaggtacttttggaaaaacaatattttagtatgaaaaacagttgaaatttacaaaaaaatgcaatccatatttttataacttgGTCCGACGATCTGGCTGTTTAAAAtagtttggaatttatttttttttaattaaaagcggATGTAAtgacaaaacaaatattaaaaaagtaaaacctaTTTATCgtaatccaaaatattttatttttcaaacaaaaatctgttAAACTTCTGTaagtaagtgatttttttttactgcagAGTTGTTGTGTatatgatgattttaaaaaacgtttaacaataaacaatgttttacactgaaattttattttcaaaaacggcTAATGTTTTGCATGATATTCAGTGAAGTTGTTAAGTAAAATACTTACTAGCAGGGGCAATTGGTAGTGTTTAATACCTATTTACTATATCAACAACATTGATACAGAAGTGAGTTTTAGTATAttcatcaacaaaattttaaaagttttattgaattccACATTTGTAGTTTATATAACAAGTATTAATATTTTGGTGACAATTATTACGTCGAGCATATGGCTTAATTAAATCGTATACGAACGAGCAACTGCTGCACAAGAAGTTTTACCAAACTTCGGAGGCATTAACAAGTTTAGTAAGACAACGGGTAGGTCCAAGTTTCGAAAGCTTcgagcttacttacttacttaagatggcgctacagtccggggaggACCTGGTCCTCAACCAACATgggtctccagccagctcggtccctagctagctgtctccagtttggcAAGACAAGTTgtttgaggtcctctcccacctgggagCGCcatctgagtcgcggtcttcctctactgagccgtccctcgggattggattcgaagaccttccgggctgaagcgttgatgtccattcgctcttcatgacccagccatctaagccgttggacttttattctgctaactaggtcagtgtcgctgtacaacccgtacagttcgtcgttatatcttctcctccattctccatctatgcgtacgggactgAAAATCggccgaagaatttttctctcgaagcatcctaaacgctctcatctttctttaacagggtccaggcctcagcgccataaattagaaccgagatgatgagtgtcttatagatggtgattttacatgctcgagagaggactttacttctcaattgccttctaagtccaaagaagcaacaatttgcaagagttattctttgtttgatttcagcgctggtgtcgttgtctgtgattatagcggtgtctaggtagacaaagtcctcatctacctcaaagttatagctgtccatggtgacgttttgtccaagacgtcattgTTCAGTATCgtttttgccctcattgaccactaaacccatcttcttcgctttcgtcgcaatgctcaaaaacgctccactgacatcacgctttgatcttccaattatgtcaatatcatctgcgtatatGAGTAATTGAAAgcatctttggaagattgtgcctctagtgttgacggttgagttttgcataattttttccagaacgatgttgaagaaatcgcatgacagtgcatcgccttgtctaacaccttttttgtcatcaaatgcatcggtgagatcttttccggcCTTGAAAGAGCAGCgtacattctccatcgtcattctgcacgaTGTTTCCCTAaccgtctttacaggcttcggttcgtggctgtacccttgggaggtttttttaccttttggtaaaatttacaaacctcattcctgttgtgacatccctctatctcctcgattgcgagcttctcatgctctctttttttccatctaaaaagCCGATGTTTCTCTCTTCTGCTCGTCGAGCTCACGaacagctctagtccttttgtgcagcgccgttttgtatgcctgttgtttagctgcatgtgcttgccggcattcgtggTCAAACCAGAGGttttgctgtggtggccgtgtgaaacctagcacttcagaggcggcatctcttatggatgcaaggcaatgttgccactggttttcaatgcttaatgcaggcagcataggactccttaagaggttataagaGCCTCGATCTTGCAATCTGGTAgcaagttgattgatcaggagatttccatgtccccttgtggatattgagatgtgtgaactgcgttcTGGCTActatcgatcagcctgaatccgttgtcggaggtggtgtcatgcaggctgtatctccccaTTGTGAAAgatatcttctcttcctagcttggcgttaaaatcttctaagacaattttaatgtcatagccagggcactgctcatatgtcttgtccaaaagctcgaagaatatgtttttggtgtcttcatcaaatgcatgcgcgcatattaggcttattttggcgaatttagccttaatgcggattgtcgtgatgcgctcgctcacactgttgaaactcaagactttttgcttgagtctagttccaacaacaaatccacacccaaatagacgctgtctttgttcttagtagcagtcgccgtagtatacatcgttgtcttttagtttgcgttttcccggtccatcccatcgcacttcttggatggcggtaatatctgccttgaagctgtttagggcttccgctaattgttcggctgcactggtctgttaaggggcctaacattccacgtacaaatccgaagttcgttgt
It encodes:
- the LOC129938991 gene encoding uncharacterized protein LOC129938991 isoform X1, whose product is MAFNSKSMEDTVKEENAEAAKYLEHLLEDGAKEEDDGRDLELPPWYDEELFKNGQKYMRKYHFVIFSGMLSGLVAVLAIPSILNVLICTRQSSTPATAFRRYVRTIFHVLSWYDHPVKKGSKFWQSLNMVRKAHLRSSRACGKLKVGGITQKDMALTQFGFIGFITLGAPRIKLYDPDFLESTSHMWRVLGYLLGIKDEYNICGENWEITRQRLEIAMEKVYRPALDNVSTDFYKMTEALLVGLKPVNMMLTPGSFIFFTKRLAYCKGYEYYDEDYPNGVKIPNQKQYFSDLSWWDRFLVSYGLFLVTYLHQYSIIRWYMNFRVWLIQFLMYYFPLGAFFKYGIKWSYVRIFSSSSENEYHED
- the LOC129938991 gene encoding uncharacterized protein LOC129938991 isoform X2; translation: MEDTVKEENAEAAKYLEHLLEDGAKEEDDGRDLELPPWYDEELFKNGQKYMRKYHFVIFSGMLSGLVAVLAIPSILNVLICTRQSSTPATAFRRYVRTIFHVLSWYDHPVKKGSKFWQSLNMVRKAHLRSSRACGKLKVGGITQKDMALTQFGFIGFITLGAPRIKLYDPDFLESTSHMWRVLGYLLGIKDEYNICGENWEITRQRLEIAMEKVYRPALDNVSTDFYKMTEALLVGLKPVNMMLTPGSFIFFTKRLAYCKGYEYYDEDYPNGVKIPNQKQYFSDLSWWDRFLVSYGLFLVTYLHQYSIIRWYMNFRVWLIQFLMYYFPLGAFFKYGIKWSYVRIFSSSSENEYHED